The sequence cagtccgtggggtcgctaagagtcagacaggactgagcaacttcactttcactttccactttcatgtattggagaaggaaatggcaacccactccagtgttcttgcctggagaatcccatggacggagaagcctggtaggctgcagtccatggggtcacacagagtcggacacgactgaagcgacttagcatagcttTAGAAAAGTTGGCCGCACTTTTCCCATTTGTGTTCTCATTTTCCACCTCCTTCTTCCCATCTCAGTAAAAGTCTTAGAAATTTGATTTTAATGGCCATATAATATTTTATCCACTCATGGATGCAATTTATTTATTCCTCGACTCTGGACAACTTAAAGTGTCTCTGTGCTATAAATAACGCAGCTGTACCTCCTGGGGTAGAGATCTTTGTGTTCCTTAGTGTCACAGTTAGCCTACATACATATTGCCCGAACTTGGAGTAAAAATTAAGGTCatcattcctttatttcttcattatttctgtcCCACCCCACCTGATAAAACTGTCAGGAAGTCAAGTACCTTTCTCTTGGTGTCAGAGCATCTCAGAAATTCACTCAAAGGAGTCAGTCACTCTTGCTTTCTGCTGCCAGGTGGAGAGAGAAGGCGAAGTTGGACCCGCCCAAGGCCATGATTGTGTGAGTTGCTATAACCCAGTGTAGCTACTGAAGCTTGATCTTGTTTGATCTCCTGGAGGCCTGTTTTGCTGCAGCATTGATGCTCGTGGCTTACATCCCATTGGGGGTCCACCTCTGGCCTGGGGTCACAGCTATTGGAGGTCAAGTTTATTTTATCCTCCATAAAATTCTGACTGTGCTCCATGGTGGCTCCATGCATGGGGGCTCCCAACTCCACTGTGTCAAACCAGCTCTGGCCATGAACACCCAGCTCAGATTTACCCTTCCACCTTTGAGATTCCTGCTGGATCCTTGGGGTCTTTTTTTTATATGGAATGGACTTCAATCAGGTTTCTTCTACATCATAGCTGTATCTGTGAAACAGGATTTACATAAGTGTATATGAAGATGATAATATTTggatattgattgatttgtaaaGTAATGaacattttaactattttctCTATAATATTTGGATGTTGATTGATCTGTAAAGTAATAAACATTTCAACTATTTTCTCTCTGTATATTAAATAGATTTTACCTTTTGATTTGAAGCTGGGTTATGGAGGGCATGGAGCTTCATGAATGTTATACATTCATCGTAGATTGTATCTGTTAGGAACTGAAAGATCTTTATCCTCTTTAATCCTTTTTTCATCTTAAAGGAGGCTTTAGTTAATATTAAAATCACATCTCTACTTCCTTTCAGCTTGTGTTAATTCATTCTCTCAGACTTTCTAAAATAGTTGACTTGATGAAGGGTTCTTTCCCTGTcagtgtctttttgtttttaagcttcTAGTACACTAGataaaattagaatataattCTATACTTAGAAAGAATAGTCACTGATGAATGTTTCCATCTCCCGTTCactgttaaaaataaaggaaacagacttccctggtagtccagtggttaaaaatccacctgccaatgcaggggacatgggttccatccctggtccaggaagattccacaccttccgtggggcaactaagcctgttgccacaaccactgatgcctgcactctggagcccagactctgaaacaagagaagccatggcaatgagaagccctcgcaaatagggagtagctcctgctctccacagctagagaaagtccccatgcagcaacaaagacccagttcagtcaaaaataaataaatacatttatttaaaaaaacacgagtataaaattaatacatgctTTGTAAGACACAGTTCTCCATGGGTTTATTGCTTTTCTGCACATTTTGTGACCAGAGACATTCACTTCTTTTGTTCTAGACCATTTCTTCAAGGATGTTTCTATAATGAACAGCACTGGAAGATAGAAACAGTGTGTCTTTCCAGAGCAAAGGGCAGACTTTTCACCATCCagtgtaggcaatggcaccccactccagtactcctgcctggagaatcccatggatggaggagcctggtgggctgcagtccatggggtcgctgagggtcggacacgactgagcgactttactttcattcactttcctgcattggagaaggaaatggcaacccactccagtgttcttgcctggagagttccagggacaggggagcctggtgggctgccgtctatggggtcacgtagagtcggacacgactgaagtgacttagcagcagcagtgtaataaatgtattctttttgggCAAAGTTTCAGCCAGGCTTATTTCCAATGACAAGATCTGATCTCTTAAGCTTGAGGAATCCTCTCCTGTAACACATCCATTGTGTATGCAGGTGGTACTTGTCCTTATTTACATCATTCTGTGAGAATCAGGGCTTAGGAACTGGTGTAAATGCAGGTACTCTGGCTCCTGCTCCTGCTGGGAGTAACACAGGCATGCCTCATTCTATTTTGCTACATagttactgcatttttttttttttagcaaattgAAAGTTGGTGGCAACTCTGTGTCAAACAAGTCTCTTGGTGCCTTCTCCCCAGaaacatttgctcactttgtgtctctgtcctattttggtaattcttgcaatatgtgaaactttttcattattctgATAGTTTTATAGTGACATATAATCAgtaatctttgatgttactactgcCAAAGATTCTGGCTCTCTGAAGACTCATAATGGTTAGCACTTTTTTggcaaaaaaagtatttttaaagtaaggtatggggcttccctggtggttcagtggtaaagaatctgcctgccaatgaaggagacacagtttgatccctggtctgggaagatcccacatgctgtggagcaactaagcccgtgcaccgtgACTACTGAGCCtccgctctagagcccatgctctgcaatgagagaagccgctgcaatgaggagctgcacaccacaactagagagtggcccccacttgctgcgactagaaaaaagcccacacagcaacgaagaccaagcagagccaaaaattaatatatatgtaacattatttttaaaataaagtaagatatgttcatttttttaaagccacaatGCCACTGCATAGATAATCGTCTTGCCTACTTTTTGGCCTCTTTGTACCACATGATGATGGTAAAAAATATTGTCTAAGGTTTAGATGTCACTCTTGGGTCAAAACTTGAAGACATTAGAAATGAAGCCAGCACTATGGTGATAAATCCCAGACAAAATTCCCTGGGACCTAGCTGATCTGGCCCTGTGCCCAGAGATGGAAAGATTCAGTTATTAAATCCTTGTTCTTCTCTCTAATGAGGCTCTTAGGGAATTTGGTCCCAATGGCTGTGAAGTTCTTGCAAACACCTGCTCTGTGATTGCCCCAAATATTTTTCCTGCACAGGGGACTAGGACCATGAACCCCTGCTCTCCACTCACAGAACCTGTCTGTGTTTCTAAGACATTCTGGTCCTCAAAATGGATAGAAGCACTGATGACCACTTATCCAGACATGAAGAATGCTTGATGGCAATAAGCACCATCCTCCCCCAGGTAAAAATACAGCAGCGAAGACACTGATGTGTATTAAGACAGGAAATCTTTAATGGAACCTCCTCTGCTATGTCTTCCAGATGCAGGAAGTTAATAGCAGGAAGTCAGTCAAGATGAACCCAGTAATGATCAACCATTCCTCTTGTTTCTTTAAGAGCCATGTATGAGTTAGGTGGGTAGGGGAAGAACTGGAGTATTTAAGCAGAGACTATATACTCAAAGGGAGAAtgcatggcaccccattccagtacttttgcctggaaaaccccttgcacagaggagcctgataggctgcagtccatggagtcacaaagagtcagacatgactgagcgacttcactttcacttttccctttcatgcgaaggaaatggcaacccactccagtattcttgcctggagaatcccagcgacgggggagcctggtgggctgccatctatggggtcgcacagagtcagacacgactgaagtgacttagcagcagcagcagcatatagtcaAAGAGTCATGCTGTGTAGAAGCTTGcctgtttttcagattttttaaataaaaatttcatcagTTATGCCTCAATAAATCCTCAATAAAGTACAGGGGAGAAAGCAATGGTATTTTCAAGATAATAGTACAACATCAGCTGATTATTtatcagcttccctggtgcctcagtggtaaagaatctgcctggcaatgcctgccaatgcaggttggatccctggttcaggaaagatcccctggaggaggaaatggcaacccacttaagtattcttgcctagagaattccatggatggaggagcctggcgagcgatagtccatggaatcacaaagagttggacacggcctGGCGACTAAACAAGCAGTTGGTTGTTCTATTCACGGCTCTTCCAGACCAGTCAGCAAAGACTGTCATTCCCCAAAGCAGCCACACGAGGGCTAAAGTTTTAggcgcttagttgtgtccgactctttacgaccccatgaactgtagccctacaggctcctctgtccatgggattctaatAACATAAGAATCAGTGAGTCCAATGGGGAGAACATCAGAACTGAGTGTTGGAGATCAGGAGCGTAGGTGGGGTGACCACAACGGGAGGAGCAAATCTGTAAACTGATTTGCAAATGGGATCCTGCCTGGAGCCCGATTTGGCAGCTATTGACCTTCCTTGTCTGGGTTTCTGATTTCACTGTTGTCTATTCACCTAGATTCAGCTTAGGAGAGAGGCAAACCAGTCGAGTGTCTCTGAGTTCCTCTtcctggggctctccaggcagccccagcagcagcagcagctcctcttcCTGCTCTTCCTCACCATGTACCTGGCCACCATCCTGGGAAACCTGCTCATCCTCCTAGTCAGCAGCTTAGACTCCCACCTGCACatccccatgtacttcttcctctgcaACCTGTCCTTCGTggacatctgcttctcctccaccACTGTCCCCAAGGTGCTGGCCAACCACATACTCGGGAGCcagaccatttccttctctggctgCCTCATGCAGATGTATTTTCTCTTTGAGTTTGCTGACATGGACAATTTCCTCCTggctgtgatggcctatgaccgctttgTGGCTGTATGCCACCCCTTACACTATTCAGCAAAGATGACCCCCCAGCTCTGTGCCCTGCTGGTCACTGGATCGTGGGTCACTGCCAGCTTGAATGCTCTGTTGCACACCCTGCTGATGGCTCGACTCTCCTTCTGTGCAGACAATGCCATCCCCCACTTCTTCTGCGATGTGACCCCCCTCCTCAAACTCTCCTGCTCTGACACACACCTCAATGAGGTGATGATTCTGACTGAGGGTGCCCTGATCATGATCACCCCGTTCGTATGCATCCTGGCTTCGTATGTCCTCATCACCTGTGCGGTCCTGAGGATCCCATCCACAAAGGGGAGATGGagagccttctccacctgtggctcCCACCTGGCTGTGGTTTCCCTCTTCTATGGCACCATCATTGCTGTGTATTTCAACCCTTCATCCTCACATTCTTCTGAGAAGGACACTGTAGCTACTGTGATGTACACGGTGGTGACCCCCATGCTGAATCCTttcatctacagcctgaggaacagAGACTTGAAAAGGGCTCTTGGAAAAGTGGTTGGCAGGAAAATGTTTTCTGTCTCAGCAGAGAATCAAAACTGAGCCTCCTCCCCatgcagatttattttcttagtaACTAAGTAGCTGTTGAGCTGCTTTGCTAAGGGCAGTCTGGAAGGAAacgttgatggacagggaggcctggtgtgctgcaattcatggggtcccaaagagtcggacacgactgagctactgaactgaactgaggggcatGTAGAAGACAATCAGTATTTATTTGTGGACCTAATTCACCTATAACCCTGCTGCATCTACCAAGTAAAGagacgtgtttttttttttttttaatgactaactttgaattattttaaaaccacatccaattttttctttttaagtggtATGTTTAGAAAGATACATGTTCcacatatttttgaatatttaagtCACCTGGAAGTTACGGCCCACCCACTGATGTCCAGGTCCCAGCACAGACCAAATAGATCAGAATCCCTGCAAGTGGGGCCCTAACACTGAGATTTTAGAAATCTCGCGATTCTACTGTGCAGTCAGGATGAAGAATCACTGGTCTCCATCATCTTATGTGCTCTCTGTCATGGTGAGTCATAAAGATTGGGTCACAAAAACGCTCACAAGAGTAGTTATGAGACGCAGATAAAGAAACAACCGAGTGAAAGAAATATGAGGACTAAAGTCGATAGTAATATTTCAGGTGAGACTCAGAGGCTCAGGTGGACTTTTGGTTCAGAGCTTGGAGAGGGGAAGCGGCACCGAATGCGGAAACCCCCTAGAGCATCCTGATTGGCTGTCTGATCTTAGGGGGCGGGGTCATCCGGGCAATTTTTGATACTAGGAATCCAAATCAACATTTGCTCTTCCTTCTGCCgggaccctggagaaagaaatggcaacccattccagtgttcttgcctggagaatcccagggacgggggagcctggtgggctgccgtctgtggggtggcacagagtcggacacgactgaagtgacttagcagcagctgctgggACCCACGTGCCCTGCTTTCCTCCCTGGCTAGCAACCCTCTGCCACACCTTCAAACCAAGTCAAATGCCACCTCCACCTCCACGAGCCCTTCTGATTCTCgagctctgtttttttctttggtttattcTTCCCCTCCACAAGGACTTCCCACATATTATGAGACAGTCCATACCCAAATTCACATGCTATTCACTTTATTCCCCAGTGTCTGGCACTGCTCTTAGACCCAAGGCAATGCTCAGATgtagctgaaaggaaaaaaaaaaggatgaat is a genomic window of Bubalus kerabau isolate K-KA32 ecotype Philippines breed swamp buffalo chromosome 23, PCC_UOA_SB_1v2, whole genome shotgun sequence containing:
- the LOC129637549 gene encoding olfactory receptor 1F1-like, producing MAISTILPQIQLRREANQSSVSEFLFLGLSRQPQQQQQLLFLLFLTMYLATILGNLLILLVSSLDSHLHIPMYFFLCNLSFVDICFSSTTVPKVLANHILGSQTISFSGCLMQMYFLFEFADMDNFLLAVMAYDRFVAVCHPLHYSAKMTPQLCALLVTGSWVTASLNALLHTLLMARLSFCADNAIPHFFCDVTPLLKLSCSDTHLNEVMILTEGALIMITPFVCILASYVLITCAVLRIPSTKGRWRAFSTCGSHLAVVSLFYGTIIAVYFNPSSSHSSEKDTVATVMYTVVTPMLNPFIYSLRNRDLKRALGKVVGRKMFSVSAENQN